The nucleotide window GCTCGACCGGCCCCCGGGGGGAGCGAGAATCCGGGCCGAGGCTCGTTTTGGAACGTGGTCATCGATCTGAGAACCTGCCGGACACACGGACGGTCGGCGGGTGTTTGGAGGgggggagctgggcacagccccatgatccccctgcaccccaaaatcactGGGACAGAGCGGGGAGCTCCGTGTCCCCCGGCACCCCAGGACCCTGAGCCCCCCCCACTGTCACAGACCCCCGCCCGCCCCAGCgccccagccagcacagccacacgACGGACGGTGCACGGAGCGGTGGGCGAGGGCTGCGGGCTGCACATCCCAGGACTGGGGtacctccctgctctgccagggcccCTGCCcgggaggaggaggtgggggtgtggggattttggggtgcttcGGGATGGGATCGCCCTGCTGGGTGACGGGGACAGCCTGGAGGAGGCGGTGACAGGACAGCCCTATGGGGGGGTGACAGGACAGCCCGCGGTGGCAGCGGCGGTAACGGGGACACCCGGAGAAGTGGCGGCGGTAACGGGGACACCCGGGGAGGGGGGACAGTGCCCGGCTGGCGGCAGAAGGCGCCGGCGCGGGGCTGCCGGGGCCCGGAGCAGCGCGGCCCCGCTCTTACCGGACAGGCTGAAGCTGGACTCGTGCAGGTCCCTCATGCCCCCGTGTCGCGTGGCCGGCCGGGTGGGCGTATCGGCCAGGGGCGTCCCCGTCTCTTTTTTCCCGGCATGCACAACCACGGCCACGTCCCCCAGGTACGGGGTGCGATCCACACCCCGCAGCTTCAAAGTCTGCCGGGAGCGAGAGAGACAGCGGAGAGAGCGTCAGCAGCCGCGGGGTGCGGGCAGCGGGGTGCGGGGTGCGGATCGGCGgagcgggcagggcagggcaggggccgggccgtgctggggctggggagggggctggggagggggctgccGCTGGGGAGGGGGCGCTCGGAGAGGTGCTGGGCGGGCTGTGCGGCTCCCGCTGCAGAGCGGTGCCAGGGtaggagcaggggctgggggaggtgggtggccctggcagagcagccccttgCCCCGTCCCCCCGGCCaagccgagccgagccgagccgagccaagccaagccaagctaAGCCATGCCAAGCCgagccaagccaagccaagccaagccaagcccaCGCAAtgccctgtgcccccccagccACACAGAGCTCCCGACAGGCACCCCAGTGCTGGCCATCATCTTCCAGTGACAGTGCCAGAGCCCCTGCAGCATCAGCACCACGCTGTCACCCCAGCCTGTCCCCTACGGCCACGGGGACACACGGGCTCCCTAGGGACTGCCTGGGTGTCACCAGCCACGCCTGTGCCTGTCCCGGTGCATCgggggacactgagctgtgcaaAGAGCAGAGCCGGGATGGGGGGCGTGGGCAGCCTTGAAATGGCCGTGGGCCACACACCTGTTGGGACAACTGTCCTCTTGCACTGCCAGTGTGCTGGCCAGGACCCAGGGCAGGGGCCTCTGTCACACACTGGGGCCCCCATGCCCTGCACATGCTCCAGCGTGGCGTGGCATCAGCCTGGCACAcacctcctctggcacagccactgccccctgtcccctccagcagccctgtcccagaCTATGGCACAGCCATGGCACCACCACTGCCCCCTGTCCCACAGGATGGcacagccatggcacagccactgccccCTGTCCCTCACCATGGcacagccatggcacagccaccagccccCTGTCCCACACGGTGACACAGCCACCGCCCCTGTCCCAGACTAtggcacagccaccagccccCTGTCCCTCACggtggcacagccacagcacagccaccagccccCTGTCCCTCACGATGGcacagccatggcacagccactgccccTGTACCTTCTCCCGCTGCACCAGCTTCTTGTAGGCGACGTCGGGGAAGGAGCGCAGCGGGCAGAACTTGCCGGTGCCCTCGGCGCACATGAAGACGCCGTTCTCGTAGACCACGCGCCCGCGGCTGATGGTGACCAGCGGCACCCCGTGGCACCGCATGTTCTCGTACAGGTTGATGTCCCCGCCCTGCACCTGGGTGCTGGCAGAGATGGTCCTGGGCGGGGGCACGGGGCGGTCAGTGGGCGCTGGGGGCACAGCCccccgcccccagcccctgccctgggctgcacgTACTTGGTGGCCTCGGGGTCCCAGACCACGACGTCGGCGTCGGCGCCGGGGATGATCCGGCCCTTGCGCGGGTACAGGTTGTGGATCTTGGCGGCGTTGGAGCTGGTCACGGCCACGAAGCGGTTCTCATCCATCTTACCCCCCACCTGCAGAGTGGGGCTGAGgatgtgctgggctctgtctgtCCCTGACACCCCCAAGTCCCCCCAGAAATCCCAGGCGTGCTGTGGGGTCAGGATCCTTGCCAGGGCACCCTGGGGTGCTCAGGGGAGCTCCTCGCCCCCTCCTCATGCAGGGGTGAACACTCCCACTCCAACAAGAGCGCCGGCCCCGTGCCAAGGCCAGCAGTGCCATACCACACCACGCTCCCAGATGATGTTCATGCGGTCCTGCACCCCGCTGACGCCGTGGGGGATCTTGGTGAAGTCCTCCTTGCCCATGGCCTTCTGCTTGGTGCTGAAGGGCCGGTGGTCCGAGGCCACGATGTTCAACGTGTCACTGCGGGGGGACAGAGCAGGGTGGgggatggcactgccagggctgcttGGGGTGCCCAGAACTCAGGGAATGGGGTACCCCTGCCGTGGGGTGCCTGGGGAGCTCAGTGCCCCGGGAATGGGGCACCCAGGGAATGGGGTGCCTGGAGAACAGGGTGCCCAAGGAAAGGAGCACCCATGCAGGGAGGGGTGAGTGGAGCACCCACAGTCCAGGTGCTCAGTGAGTACTTGGGGAGTGCAGCACCCACAGAGAGTGTCCCCGAGGGTGCACAATGTCCCCAAGGATGCACAATGTCCCCGACGGTGCAGTGTCCAGGCagtgaggcacagagagctcgATGCCCACCATGGGGTGCCCAAAGGATGAGGTGCCTCGAGGCCATAGCACCAGGGGAGCAGAGTGCTTGGGGCAAAGGCACAGCTGGACAGCCAGGGTGGGACACCTGGACAGCAGGATGCCCAGACAGCACTGGAAGtgtggctggcagggaggggttGCCCGTGGGGCAGGGGCAGGtacctggggcagggacaggctcccagggcaggtACAGGTGCCCGTGGGGCAGGTACAAGCTCCCAGGACAGGTTCAGGCTCCCAGGACAGGttcaggctcccagggcagggacaggctcccagggcagggacaagcacccagggcagggacaggtgtccatggggcagggacaggtgcccgtgggacagggacaggctcccagggcagggacaggctcccagggcagggacaggtgcccgtgggacagggacaggctcccagggcagggacaggtgcccgtgggacagggacaggctcccagggcaggctcaggctcccagggcagggacaagcacccagggcagggacaggtgtccatggggcagggacaggctcccagggcagggacaggctcccaggacaggctcaggctcccagggcaggtACAGGTGCccgtgggacagggacaggctcccagggcaggctcaggctcccaggacagggacaggtgcccgtgggacagggacaggctcccagggcaggctcaggctcccaggacagggacaggtgcccgtgggacagggacaggctcccagggcaggctcaggctcccagggcaggctcaggctcccagggcaggctcaggctcccaggacagggacaggtgcccgtgggacagggacaggctcccagggcaggctcaggctcccagggcaggctcaggctcccaggacagggacaggtgcccgtgggacagggacaggctcccagggcaggctcaggctcccaggacagggacaggtgcccgtgggacagggacaggctcccagggcaggctcaggctcccagggcaggctcaggctcccaggacagggacaggtgcccgtgggacagggacaggctcccagggcaggctcaggctcccagggcaggctcaggctcccagggcagggacaggctcccaggacaggctcaggctcccagggcaggtACAGGTGCccgtgggacagggacaggctcccagggcaggctcaggctcccaggacagggacaggtgcccgtgggacagggacaggctcccagggcaggctcaggctcccagggcaggctcaggctcccaggacagggacaggtgcccgtgggacagggacaggctcccagggcaggctcaggctcccagggcaggctcaggctcccagggcagggacaggctcccagggcaggctcaggctcccaggacagggacaggtgtccatggggcagggacaggctcccagggcagggacaagcacccagggcagggacaggctcccagggcaggctcaggctcccaggacagggacaggtgcccgtgggacagggacaggctcccagggcaggctcaggctcccagggcaggctcaggctcccagggcagggacaggctcccagggcaggctcaggctcccagggcagggacaggtgcCCGTGGGACAGGttcaggctcccagggcaggctcaggctcccagggcaggctcacTTGGCGAGCAGGCTCATGAGGTAGGCGGAGGTGTTGGTGTCCAGGCGCAGCGGCGGCACGGTGACGTAGGCGGCGGCGTGGAACCAGTCCTGGTGGTAGTAGTGCAGCCCGGTGAGCGTGGCGTGCGCCGTGGTGGTCTCTGCGTACACCACCTTCCCTGCCGGCGGAGGCACGGGGAACGTGGGTGGGGGCACGGGTGGGGGCACTGCCCGCGGCAGCGTTCCTGTGCTCCCGTGGGGGTGAGCCCCCTGACCTGTGTGACCTGTGTGACCTGTGTGTGTGACCTGTGTGACCTGTGTGTGACCTGTGTGACCTGTGTGTGTGACCTGTGTGacctgtgtgtcctgtgtgtgacctgtgtgacctgtgtgacctgtgtgtgacctgtgtgacctgtgtgacctgtgtgacctgtgtgtgacctgtgtgtgacctgtgtgacctctgtgtgtgtcctgtgtgtgacctgtgtgctcctgtgtgtgacctgtgtgacctgtgtgtgacctgtgtgacctgtgtgtgacctgtgtgtcctgtgtgtgacctgtgtgtgtgacctgtgtgtgtgtcctgtgtgacctctgtgtgtgacctgtgtgacctgtgtgacctgtgtgtgtgacctgtgtgacctgtgtgtgacctgtgtgacctgtgtgtcctgtgtgtgacctgtgtgacctctgtgtgtgtcctgtgtgacctgtgtgctcctgtgtgtgtcctgtgtgacctgtgtgacctgtgtgtgacctgtgtgtgtgtcctgtgtgacctctgtgtgtgtcctgtgtgtgacctgtgtgtgacctgtgtgtcctgtgtgacCTGTGTGACCTCTGTGTGTGTACTGTGTGACCTGTGTGTGTGACCTTTGTGAcctgtgtgtgtcctgtgtgtgacctgtgtgacctgtgtgtgacctgtgtgtcctgtgtgacctgtgtgtgtcctgtgtgacctgtgtgtgctcctgtgtgtcctgtgtgacCTGTGTGAGTGCTCCTGTATGTGACCTGTGTGCTACCTGTGTGTGCTCCACATGTGCTTCCAAGTTTATGCCTCGCAGAATTTATTATCAGCATTTGAGCTTCCCCTTCAAACAAAACTGCAATAGATTTCtagtttacatttttcaaattatcaATGAAATGCTTCATGAACACAAATCAGAACCACTTCTAGAACCACCATCTGAATTGTAAAATTTAATTGGagccaaaatttcctttatatatatataaaaaacagtatttctctATCAGCTTGATTTTTAAGCctcaaatttaatttctgtatttaatttcaaGACCACTGTGtcttgtgtgtctgtgtgtgacctgtgtgtgtcctgtgtgctcctgtgtgtgtgtcccacGTGTTACctgtgtgagagcagagctggggcccaggtgtgctcacctgtgccagggcagggcccCACAGGTACACAGGAGTCCCTGTCTGTTCCTGCCATGTGTCTCAGCTCCATGCCCATCCCTCCAAGCCCAAACCttcccccaggtgtgtcctgtGCAAATGGGATTTTCTGTGCCCACCCAGGGGCCCCttgccccaggtgtgctgtcccccccgtgtcccctaCCTTGCATCTTGGCGGCGGCGATGACGTCCCCCGCGGACATGCTGGAGACGTTCACCAGGTACACGGGGCAGTGGGTCTGCAGAGAGGGTCAGAGGGGCTGTGTCCGTGGCACCCGGCCCCGGGGGTCCTGCACCCTCCTgaggggcagggcagtgccctggggctcagccaCTCACCCGGTTGGCGATGGTGATGACACGGTGCGTGGCCTCggcttccagctgcagagagagccGGTGGTGACACCCATGACACGCAGTGGTGGCACCAACGGGCGTGTGGGTGGCACGAGGAGGGGGGTGGCAGCTCTGTGGATGTCCTGGACCACCCCAGCCACATCCCATGCTGCCGCTGCAGCGACATGTGACAGCTGCCATCACCTACCTCTTCGGGCCGGCTGATCTCGATGCCCTCCGGCCCCGTGATGCCCAGATCCAGAGCTTCCTTGGCTccctggggaatttgggggtcaGGGTGACGgttctgctgccccagctggctgCCCACCGCGCTCTGCCCCGCTCACCTCGGCCACCAGCTCGCCGTTCTCGGCGTGCACGCGGGCGATGGCGCCGAAGTCGCGGCACGCGCGCAGGACCTGGTAGAGCTCGCTGTCCCGCAGCATGTACAGGTCCTTGTAGGTCATGAACATCTGGAAGGAGTTCACCCCCTTCTCCCGCACCAGCGTCTCCATCTCTGCCTTCACCTGCCGGGACAGGGGGTCAGAGCGGGGCCCCGGCCgcgccctggggacacaggctGTGGCTTCGGGGGGACACGGGCGGTGACAGAtgctggggggcagcaggagggattttCCTGCCCCCAGGGGGTACCCactccatcctgccctgctggaaggggggtcagggctggggtCTCCCCGCAGCACAGCCGGGAGCCAGGTCTgatcccactgcagcagctttgagGGGATTGCAGGGGCTGAGCGTGCAGTGGGGTGGGGTCTGCTCACCAGTCCTGCCTGCCGCCCCCCTGGGGGCCATGCTGTGGGTTGGGGTCCCCCCACGCTGGaccaccagccctgggcaccctgctcccctccctggagcagcagcagcacctcccctgCCCCGCgaggggctcagccccacagggCCCCTCGCCCCGGGGCACCCCtgagccccggccccgctgagCCCGGCTCAGGGCAGCTCAAAAGGCatcctgggggctcagcccacCCCCCAGGCAGCTAATGGGATCAGCGGGGCGGGGAATTAGCCCCGGCAGCTGCCGCCGGAGCCGGAGCCGTGCCGGACTCACCTTGGGCGCCCACCAGGTGATGCCCATGTGCAGGGCGTAGTCGCAGCACACCTTGGGGTCGGCCAGGCTGCGGCACTTCTCGTACGCGTCCAGCAGCGACGTCTCCTTGTCGGGCAGCACGTGGCCGATGATCATCGTCGTGCCCCCCACCAGCGCCGCCTGTGGGGCGCGGGGACGGGGATGGGGGGTCAGGACTCATCCCCCGCCGCTGGCACcgaccctgccctgccctgagccaggtgtgctccagctgccaggctggggtggcCACTGCCCACAGACATGTGGGGGTCCCGGGTGCTGCATCCCCCCGGCCCCACCAACggctgcccctctgcagcagcacatctggGTGAGTGACACATCTGGGGAGCCCCATCCTGCCACCACCGGGGCACCCAGCGCCCCCCCGCCCCAAGCGCTGGATGTGGGGCGCTGAGGGGCTCGGCAGCCCCCTGGCACCGAGCCCGGTGTGGGTGGAGCCCCCCCGGGCAGCGTGGGCGGCGGGGCGGAGCTGCGGCACCGCCGCTGTCCCCGGCTCACCCGGCCCCGCTAATCCCCAAAGCTCCTTTGCCCCTCGGCCCTCTCGGAGCTGCGGGCGGGCCAGAGGCGGGTGACAGTGACACGGAGCGGGCCTGGcgtgtggcactgcagggcccctTCCCTGCCGAGCCCCCTGCCcggggacaccctggggacaggcacgGCCAGCGCTGGCCTGGCACAATGGCTGCTCTGTGCgggctctggggacagcgggacacgCTGCAGGGACAATCCTGTGCTGGCCCTTGACGCTCCCAGGCAGCAACACTCAGTGCACAGTGCCACCggcacagggaggcagagctggcacgGGGTGCCACGGCGTGGGAGGAGGGTTGTCACAGCCGGGGAAATGAcggatggggacacggggacaggcGGTGCCACGCCACAAGgctcccctggagctgctgccgctgggtgctgggctgggagctgcacccCCGGGCGGGGGGCACCGGGTACCTTGGTGCCGTGGTAGAAGTCATCGACGCAGGTGGCGTTCATGAAGGTCTGGTGGAAGTGGGTGCTGGTGTCGATGCCGCCCGGGATGACGAGCTTGCCGGTGGCG belongs to Oenanthe melanoleuca isolate GR-GAL-2019-014 chromosome 3, OMel1.0, whole genome shotgun sequence and includes:
- the DPYSL5 gene encoding dihydropyrimidinase-related protein 5, with the protein product MMANAATMRILIKGGKVVNDDCTLEADVYIENGIIQQVGRELMIPGGAKVIDATGKLVIPGGIDTSTHFHQTFMNATCVDDFYHGTKAALVGGTTMIIGHVLPDKETSLLDAYEKCRSLADPKVCCDYALHMGITWWAPKVKAEMETLVREKGVNSFQMFMTYKDLYMLRDSELYQVLRACRDFGAIARVHAENGELVAEGAKEALDLGITGPEGIEISRPEELEAEATHRVITIANRTHCPVYLVNVSSMSAGDVIAAAKMQGKVVYAETTTAHATLTGLHYYHQDWFHAAAYVTVPPLRLDTNTSAYLMSLLANDTLNIVASDHRPFSTKQKAMGKEDFTKIPHGVSGVQDRMNIIWERGVVGGKMDENRFVAVTSSNAAKIHNLYPRKGRIIPGADADVVVWDPEATKTISASTQVQGGDINLYENMRCHGVPLVTISRGRVVYENGVFMCAEGTGKFCPLRSFPDVAYKKLVQREKTLKLRGVDRTPYLGDVAVVVHAGKKETGTPLADTPTRPATRHGGMRDLHESSFSLSGSQIDDHVPKRASARILAPPGGRSSGIW